One segment of Corynebacterium atrinae DNA contains the following:
- a CDS encoding ABC transporter permease — protein sequence MIGAVEVGLIYGVMALGVFLTFRVLNFPDLTVDGSFTTGAATAAVGILNGWHPALATLAGFGTGFIAGCVTGLLHTKGRIDGLLAGILTMIALWSINLRIMGSANIPLLRQDTLFTPLREAGLLNTWGGVGGLAVIMAVLGALVVGFLKTDLGLSLRATGDNGQMITSFGVSTDFTKTLTLALSNGLVGMCGALIAQYQGFSDISMGIGLILVGLASVIMGQAIFGQRNLWLAVYAVIIGAVIYRLIIFAALQVGLNPNDMKLITALLVIVALLLPRFKAMVSVKPKSRAVRTPEPALAAKGA from the coding sequence CTTCCCCGACTTGACGGTCGACGGCAGCTTTACGACGGGCGCGGCCACCGCCGCCGTAGGAATCCTCAACGGTTGGCATCCCGCGCTCGCTACGCTCGCCGGTTTCGGCACCGGATTCATCGCCGGTTGTGTCACTGGCCTGCTGCACACCAAGGGACGCATTGACGGCCTGCTTGCTGGCATCCTCACCATGATCGCGCTCTGGTCGATCAACCTGCGCATCATGGGCAGCGCCAACATCCCACTGTTGCGCCAAGACACGCTATTTACTCCGCTTCGCGAGGCAGGACTGCTCAACACCTGGGGCGGCGTCGGGGGACTGGCAGTGATCATGGCGGTGCTCGGCGCGCTCGTGGTGGGGTTCCTCAAAACCGACCTCGGCCTGTCGCTGCGCGCCACCGGTGATAACGGGCAGATGATCACCTCCTTCGGTGTGTCAACCGACTTCACCAAGACCCTGACTCTCGCGCTGTCCAATGGCCTTGTTGGCATGTGCGGTGCGCTCATCGCTCAATACCAAGGGTTCTCCGACATCTCCATGGGCATTGGCCTCATCCTCGTTGGCTTGGCTTCGGTCATCATGGGGCAGGCGATTTTTGGCCAGCGCAATCTCTGGCTCGCCGTTTACGCCGTCATCATCGGTGCTGTGATCTACCGCCTGATCATCTTCGCCGCGCTCCAGGTTGGCCTCAACCCCAACGACATGAAGCTCATTACGGCCTTGCTGGTGATCGTGGCGCTGCTCCTCCCAAGATTCAAAGCGATGGTCTCCGTCAAGCCAAAGTCACGAGCCGTCCGCACACCCGAGCCCGCCCTTGCCGCGAAGGGAGCCTGA